A window from Exiguobacterium marinum DSM 16307 encodes these proteins:
- a CDS encoding competence protein ComK, with the protein MSRLTNETRALIPVFNEFGEAETLVYQPEGVMRVKGSPIDNLEHACLYYGSSIQGRIEAARHVLGPHRKTPVVMDWHADAVFFPTIAKESPDCAWINFQHVTAIKKDGKQTLIQFLTGESVKVQVSDHTVSRQKQRSIELSYAFQKRFHDSTLQHA; encoded by the coding sequence ATGAGTAGATTGACCAATGAAACGAGAGCTTTAATTCCTGTATTTAACGAGTTTGGAGAAGCGGAGACACTTGTGTATCAACCTGAAGGTGTGATGCGAGTGAAAGGGTCACCAATCGACAATCTTGAACATGCGTGTTTGTACTACGGATCGAGCATTCAAGGTCGGATTGAAGCAGCTCGACATGTGCTCGGCCCGCATCGAAAGACACCTGTCGTGATGGATTGGCACGCGGACGCGGTTTTCTTTCCGACGATTGCAAAGGAAAGTCCAGATTGTGCATGGATCAATTTTCAGCACGTGACGGCCATCAAGAAAGACGGAAAACAGACGCTCATTCAATTTCTGACGGGCGAGTCGGTTAAAGTTCAAGTTTCCGACCATACGGTGTCGAGACAGAAACAACGGTCAATCGAATTATCGTACGCGTTTCAAAAACGTTTCCATGACAGCACATTGCAGCACGCTTAA
- a CDS encoding efflux RND transporter permease subunit → MFFEKMIERGKLVIVFLLVAIVVGVLTFFQLPKREIPETGINIVLVQTPYPGATAEAVERNVTGVLEEELRSLEGVENVTSISASEFSNITVEYADGTDQAEFQANVRQALSDATPKLPENALAPTVNDSLGQLPVASYLLTADDRSSFEDVRSDIEQLESKLLRTDGVTGVTIKGLPEQEYVVSLDSEELSSRQLAFPDVLTAINEEYKTTPLGRQSTDEGIYQLAIDNLTNVDDMEQVIVGSFNGEAVLLEDVGTVEETAEGVTDLVSVDGKPAVSITVPIESGLDIPTMQDRVNDVVEDGLGDLDGFDLVPYYEQAKAVDAIFSSLTREFIIAIIAVIAVTTIGLTFSGSIIVSLAIPLSFLIALIPLQFTGVDLNQISIIGAIIALGILVDDAIVVNDNILRRYRSGDSAMVGAVRGTKEVWGSIVTSTLAVVFAFLPLTLLSGANGNFIRALPTVLALSVLASMVISLTLVPIAQYRLNRKEVKVSKREPGWLGGPLNRLSNFYADRLLPSVAKRPWTFGIVGFVITTALYGLILLTPFEFFPAANRPEVVTSVTFPVQTTLEETEARLEEIEARFQEEEGVVETSIFAGGGLPGLFTGGLDQSGENSGQVIVRVDNDSIDAIELIDQYTNELREEYPDAEIFLDTQQQGPPASAPVEFTMRSETIDQLVAARDQVKADLEEIDGAIVLDNIKEPFQTLTYELNREEMAQAGVTAKTISDQIRLVTDGVPIGTFDDGVEQRDVKIVIDAEANREALALDEILVPVETEAGPPVAPLSTFVTETTTEQIQQIPRENGERSVTLQIYASEGMDEDAFKQDVEQVLEDAKSGLDDEGITFDQTGASDTQNEFFLELATLFVVVLFLIYLIIAFQFNSLSLPLLVLFTIYLAIAGAVVGLFVTQTPFSFMASMGMVSLAGIVVRNAVVLFEFIEQRIREGLPVTTAVYEAGRARIRPILLTALTAVVALLPVALGDDPLFKPLAIGIVSGILFSTVLTLVLVPAYYLILAKRRHKDKPFTE, encoded by the coding sequence ATGTTTTTTGAAAAAATGATTGAGCGAGGGAAACTAGTCATCGTGTTTCTTCTCGTCGCAATCGTTGTAGGTGTGCTGACGTTCTTCCAGCTGCCTAAGCGAGAGATTCCAGAAACGGGAATCAATATCGTGCTCGTTCAAACGCCATATCCTGGTGCAACAGCAGAAGCAGTTGAACGAAATGTTACCGGTGTATTAGAGGAAGAACTGCGTAGTCTAGAGGGTGTAGAGAATGTGACGTCGATCTCGGCTTCAGAGTTCTCAAACATCACGGTCGAATATGCGGACGGGACCGACCAAGCAGAGTTTCAGGCGAACGTCCGACAAGCCTTGTCGGATGCGACACCTAAACTTCCTGAGAACGCGCTCGCACCAACGGTCAATGACTCGCTCGGTCAGTTGCCGGTCGCATCGTACTTATTGACAGCAGATGATCGTTCATCATTCGAGGATGTACGATCAGACATCGAACAATTAGAATCGAAACTTCTTCGAACAGATGGCGTGACAGGAGTCACCATCAAGGGGTTACCAGAGCAGGAATACGTTGTGTCACTCGACTCTGAAGAGCTGAGTTCACGTCAGCTTGCCTTCCCGGATGTCTTGACGGCCATCAACGAAGAATACAAAACGACACCGCTCGGTCGTCAATCGACCGATGAAGGCATCTACCAACTAGCGATTGACAACTTGACGAATGTAGACGACATGGAGCAAGTGATCGTTGGGTCATTCAACGGAGAAGCGGTCTTACTAGAAGATGTCGGAACGGTCGAAGAGACAGCAGAAGGTGTAACCGATCTCGTTTCTGTAGACGGAAAGCCGGCTGTTTCGATTACAGTTCCGATTGAATCAGGGTTGGATATTCCGACGATGCAAGATCGTGTCAACGATGTGGTCGAGGATGGACTCGGTGATTTAGACGGGTTTGATCTCGTTCCATATTATGAGCAGGCGAAAGCGGTCGATGCAATCTTCTCTTCATTGACACGTGAATTCATTATCGCCATCATCGCCGTCATTGCCGTGACGACGATTGGTCTCACGTTCTCTGGCTCAATTATCGTCAGTCTGGCAATTCCGTTGTCATTTTTAATCGCCTTGATTCCATTACAGTTTACTGGGGTTGATTTAAACCAAATCTCGATTATCGGGGCAATCATCGCCTTGGGGATCTTGGTCGATGATGCGATTGTCGTCAACGACAATATTTTAAGGAGATATCGAAGCGGAGATTCTGCGATGGTCGGGGCGGTCCGTGGAACGAAAGAAGTATGGGGCTCGATTGTCACGTCAACACTTGCAGTTGTTTTCGCATTCCTCCCGCTCACTTTGCTGTCTGGAGCGAACGGAAACTTCATTCGTGCCTTACCGACTGTCCTTGCGCTCTCTGTTCTAGCATCGATGGTCATCAGTTTGACGCTCGTGCCGATTGCACAGTATCGCTTGAACCGTAAAGAAGTGAAAGTGTCGAAACGTGAACCGGGTTGGCTCGGTGGACCGCTCAACCGACTCAGTAATTTCTATGCCGACCGCCTCTTACCGAGTGTAGCGAAACGTCCATGGACGTTTGGGATTGTAGGATTTGTCATTACGACAGCTTTATATGGATTGATTTTACTCACGCCGTTCGAGTTCTTCCCGGCCGCAAACCGTCCAGAAGTCGTGACGAGTGTGACGTTCCCGGTACAAACGACTTTAGAAGAAACAGAAGCACGTCTTGAAGAAATCGAAGCGAGGTTCCAAGAGGAGGAAGGTGTCGTCGAGACATCCATCTTTGCGGGAGGTGGACTTCCTGGTCTATTCACGGGCGGACTCGATCAATCCGGTGAAAACTCAGGACAAGTCATCGTACGTGTCGATAATGATTCAATCGATGCTATCGAATTGATTGATCAATATACGAACGAGTTGCGTGAAGAATATCCTGATGCCGAAATCTTCTTAGACACGCAACAGCAAGGACCTCCTGCGTCGGCACCTGTCGAATTCACGATGCGAAGTGAAACGATTGATCAGCTCGTGGCTGCACGTGACCAAGTGAAGGCCGACTTGGAAGAAATTGATGGGGCGATTGTCCTCGATAATATTAAAGAACCGTTCCAAACACTCACATACGAATTGAATCGTGAGGAAATGGCACAGGCCGGCGTGACGGCCAAAACAATCAGTGACCAAATTCGTCTCGTCACAGACGGGGTTCCGATTGGTACATTCGATGACGGGGTGGAACAACGTGACGTGAAAATCGTCATCGATGCTGAGGCGAACCGCGAAGCACTCGCCCTTGACGAGATTTTAGTTCCTGTTGAAACAGAAGCAGGTCCACCCGTTGCTCCACTCAGCACGTTTGTGACGGAGACGACAACGGAACAAATTCAACAGATTCCTCGCGAGAACGGGGAACGTTCGGTCACACTCCAAATTTATGCGAGTGAGGGTATGGACGAGGATGCGTTCAAGCAAGATGTCGAGCAAGTGTTGGAAGATGCGAAGTCTGGGTTAGACGATGAAGGAATCACATTTGACCAGACCGGAGCGAGTGATACGCAAAATGAGTTCTTCTTAGAGCTTGCGACATTGTTTGTTGTCGTCCTGTTCTTGATTTACTTGATTATCGCATTCCAGTTCAACTCACTCTCACTACCATTACTCGTCTTGTTCACCATCTATCTCGCGATTGCTGGAGCGGTCGTCGGATTGTTCGTGACACAGACGCCATTCAGTTTCATGGCATCGATGGGGATGGTATCACTTGCGGGAATCGTTGTACGAAACGCGGTCGTCTTGTTCGAGTTTATCGAACAGCGTATTCGTGAAGGCTTACCGGTCACGACCGCTGTATACGAAGCAGGACGTGCTCGGATTCGTCCGATTCTCTTGACAGCGCTCACCGCAGTCGTCGCCCTTTTACCTGTCGCATTAGGTGACGATCCGCTCTTCAAACCGCTTGCGATCGGAATCGTGTCAGGGATTCTATTCTCGACTGTGTTAACCTTGGTGCTTGTCCCGGCTTATTACCTGATTTTGGCGAAACGTCGTCATAAGGACAAACCATTTACAGAATGA
- a CDS encoding truncated hemoglobin, with protein MSAYEQFGGERGVQQLVDAFYDLVYADPILLPLFPEDKDRVKQHQFEFLTQLLGGPKLYSERRGGGNLAMIHHEHPISETHAGHWLGCMEQALKTVDAPESIKRQLFQRLIMSSSNVVRVCSHHFE; from the coding sequence GTGAGTGCTTATGAACAATTTGGAGGCGAACGCGGTGTTCAACAACTTGTCGACGCGTTTTATGACCTCGTCTATGCCGACCCGATTTTACTGCCGCTCTTTCCTGAAGACAAAGACCGGGTCAAACAACATCAATTTGAATTTTTAACACAGCTGCTCGGTGGTCCAAAATTATATTCAGAACGCCGTGGCGGTGGGAATTTAGCTATGATTCATCATGAACATCCGATTTCTGAGACGCACGCCGGTCATTGGCTTGGTTGCATGGAGCAAGCACTCAAGACCGTAGATGCCCCGGAATCGATCAAGCGCCAGCTGTTTCAACGATTGATCATGTCATCTTCGAATGTTGTTCGAGTTTGCTCGCATCATTTTGAGTAG
- the addB gene encoding helicase-exonuclease AddAB subunit AddB codes for MTVTFHVGRSGTGKSEQMIDEVIQELKQNPSGPTIYMIVPDQMSFEMEKKMAMVDDLRGSTRIQVLSMRRLAFLMMRDAGVATDQFLDQTGTHLLLRRVVEMSEERLTLFRRTMNQFGFYEELNQLISMLKRGLVEPEHLLRLSEQAQHRALKLQDLSIIYEGFLKMTEGKALHAEDYFNVMLQILPETDLTGVRVYVDGFNEFSEQELAVLVALAEKVNVDVLLTLDPVSMYRLDPLFGPTQRTLMRFKELLTERQIPSRDELYDTVYRYTHPSLRYLEATFDQLTAEPYTGSENRIDLHAAVDRTVEVEAAVREVIRLTREEGYRYRDIALVSRSLEEYGDLAAQALQKMGLPYFLDERQPMLDHPLVELLKAAIDIALRGYREEPVFRALKTELVVLDPTHRRTSVDRLEAFVIERGIKHYHWHDEWQLRRRMGEEARLTSEELDVEADLNRYRARVIDTFDPLLSELKQAKTMQAYTHAMFAFLERVGVSDCLTHWRDEAIEEAQLIEAREHTQVWDAVLHLLEQLEAAAPEETLSTDLFLQMMDTGLDSLRYALIPPSLDQLTVTDYVRGRLIDKKVVFLLGANEDQIPLVTTQSKLLTDHDLDFMHENGLRAGKATEHLFDDETYYLYKAVTVPSERLYISYALVDRTGKAVQPARFIADLKTRLQQNVIKTHFAEAGEHRPQDQFAFLTNVNQTAAVTALELQRLSRHYPIQDMWFGVYNELLKHPDGRERLQLLTSALFYQNIPKSLDDHVAQSLYTPSIRASVSRLETFQACPFKHFASYGLRLKERRLYRLEAPDIGNLYHRTIEHMSQTVKMDGKQWRDVSPDECMNLAEQAVELVTPEIQHAILMSSNRYAYLKKKLTDVVSKTAEVLIEQSKRDGFDPQAFELAFGSGQFPPVSFTLSNGATCELVGRIDRVDTAMIHDQLYVRIVDYKSSKREVDFAEIYYGLAMQMLIYLKVLIEQAEAWTKENVAPAAALYFHVHRPLVPPASSEEETRQKVLESYQMQGLLVDDPQILEVMDHSAKGSSKKSIVIPVKYKKDGTPDANTLKKIVTTPQLEQLMDHAFDVVKASAEEMYDGKIDVEPYEYKERRPCQTCPYQSVCHFDEALSNEPRKLKKLEKEEVFQELGGDDREMDE; via the coding sequence ATGACAGTAACCTTTCACGTTGGTCGATCGGGAACGGGAAAAAGTGAGCAGATGATCGATGAGGTCATTCAGGAACTGAAGCAAAACCCGAGCGGACCGACGATTTATATGATCGTGCCGGATCAAATGTCGTTTGAAATGGAAAAGAAGATGGCAATGGTAGACGATCTTCGTGGTTCGACTCGTATTCAAGTTCTTTCGATGCGTCGTCTCGCTTTCTTGATGATGCGGGATGCCGGCGTCGCGACAGATCAATTTTTAGATCAAACCGGAACTCATTTGTTGTTGCGGAGGGTCGTCGAGATGAGCGAGGAACGATTGACCTTGTTCCGGCGTACGATGAATCAGTTCGGCTTTTACGAAGAATTGAATCAATTGATTTCCATGTTGAAGCGTGGGCTTGTGGAACCGGAGCACTTGTTGCGGTTAAGTGAACAGGCGCAGCACCGTGCTTTGAAGTTACAGGACCTTTCCATCATTTACGAAGGATTTTTAAAGATGACGGAAGGCAAGGCACTCCATGCGGAAGATTATTTCAACGTCATGTTGCAGATCCTGCCGGAAACGGATTTGACGGGTGTACGTGTCTATGTGGACGGGTTCAATGAATTTTCGGAGCAGGAATTGGCAGTTCTTGTCGCACTTGCGGAAAAAGTGAATGTCGATGTGTTGCTTACACTTGATCCTGTTTCGATGTATCGTCTCGATCCATTGTTTGGCCCGACACAACGGACGCTCATGCGTTTCAAAGAACTGTTGACAGAACGACAGATCCCTTCTCGAGACGAGCTGTATGATACCGTCTATCGTTACACGCATCCGAGTCTCCGTTATCTGGAGGCCACATTCGATCAATTGACTGCAGAACCTTACACTGGTTCAGAGAATCGGATTGATCTACATGCCGCAGTCGACCGGACCGTCGAGGTGGAGGCGGCCGTTCGGGAAGTCATTCGACTCACTCGTGAAGAAGGATATCGTTACCGAGACATCGCTCTTGTCTCACGTTCTCTCGAGGAATACGGAGATTTGGCAGCACAAGCGTTACAAAAGATGGGGCTGCCGTACTTCCTTGATGAACGGCAACCGATGCTTGACCATCCTCTCGTCGAGCTGTTAAAGGCGGCAATCGACATTGCTTTACGCGGCTATCGGGAGGAACCCGTCTTTCGGGCGCTGAAGACGGAACTCGTCGTCCTTGACCCGACACATCGCCGTACGTCCGTCGATCGTCTCGAAGCGTTCGTGATTGAGCGAGGAATCAAGCACTATCACTGGCATGACGAATGGCAATTGCGTCGTCGTATGGGCGAAGAGGCACGACTCACGAGCGAAGAGCTAGACGTCGAGGCAGACTTGAACCGTTACCGAGCACGAGTCATCGATACATTTGATCCATTGCTTTCAGAATTAAAGCAAGCGAAGACAATGCAAGCTTATACGCACGCCATGTTTGCCTTTTTAGAACGTGTCGGCGTATCGGACTGTCTGACCCATTGGCGCGATGAGGCGATTGAAGAAGCACAATTAATCGAGGCACGTGAACATACTCAAGTTTGGGACGCGGTGTTACATTTACTTGAGCAGTTAGAAGCAGCAGCTCCAGAAGAAACGTTGTCTACAGACCTGTTTCTTCAAATGATGGATACAGGTCTGGATAGTCTCCGCTATGCTCTCATCCCACCTTCGCTTGACCAATTGACTGTGACGGACTATGTTCGTGGGCGATTGATTGATAAAAAAGTTGTGTTCCTACTCGGAGCGAATGAAGATCAAATCCCTCTCGTCACGACACAGTCCAAGCTGTTGACCGACCATGACTTAGATTTCATGCATGAGAATGGACTACGTGCCGGGAAGGCGACGGAGCACTTATTCGATGATGAAACGTATTACTTATATAAAGCGGTGACGGTACCAAGTGAACGTCTCTATATTAGCTATGCTCTAGTTGACAGAACGGGTAAGGCCGTTCAACCGGCCCGCTTCATAGCAGATTTGAAAACGCGTCTGCAACAAAACGTCATTAAGACACATTTCGCTGAAGCTGGAGAACATCGGCCACAGGACCAATTCGCTTTCTTGACGAACGTGAATCAGACGGCAGCCGTCACGGCACTGGAGCTTCAGCGTTTAAGTCGTCATTATCCGATTCAAGATATGTGGTTTGGCGTCTATAACGAGCTGTTGAAGCACCCGGATGGACGTGAACGCTTGCAACTTTTGACGAGCGCCTTGTTCTATCAAAATATACCAAAATCGCTAGACGACCACGTCGCACAATCATTGTACACGCCATCGATTCGAGCGAGTGTTTCGCGACTGGAGACATTCCAAGCTTGTCCGTTCAAACATTTCGCGAGTTATGGGTTACGTTTGAAAGAGCGACGATTGTATCGACTCGAAGCACCGGATATCGGAAACCTCTATCACCGGACGATCGAACATATGTCGCAGACGGTGAAAATGGATGGAAAACAGTGGCGGGATGTCTCACCAGATGAGTGTATGAACCTAGCCGAGCAGGCGGTGGAACTCGTGACACCTGAGATTCAGCACGCCATTTTAATGAGTTCGAACCGATACGCGTATTTGAAGAAAAAATTGACAGACGTCGTCAGTAAGACGGCAGAAGTGTTGATTGAACAGTCGAAACGAGATGGCTTTGACCCACAAGCGTTTGAACTTGCATTCGGGAGCGGTCAGTTCCCACCCGTATCATTTACATTGTCAAATGGGGCAACGTGTGAACTAGTCGGTCGCATCGATCGTGTCGATACAGCGATGATCCATGACCAGCTTTACGTTCGAATCGTCGACTATAAGTCGAGTAAACGTGAAGTTGATTTCGCTGAAATATACTACGGTCTGGCGATGCAGATGCTCATCTATTTGAAGGTATTGATTGAACAGGCAGAGGCATGGACGAAAGAGAATGTAGCACCTGCTGCCGCCCTCTATTTCCATGTTCATCGACCACTCGTACCGCCCGCGAGTTCCGAAGAAGAGACACGTCAAAAGGTATTAGAGTCATATCAGATGCAAGGATTGCTCGTAGACGATCCACAAATCTTAGAGGTGATGGACCACTCTGCGAAGGGGTCGTCGAAAAAATCAATCGTTATCCCAGTCAAATATAAAAAAGATGGCACACCTGATGCCAATACGCTGAAGAAGATTGTCACGACGCCTCAACTCGAACAGTTGATGGATCATGCATTTGACGTCGTCAAAGCGAGTGCAGAGGAGATGTATGACGGCAAAATTGATGTAGAACCGTATGAGTATAAAGAGCGACGGCCCTGTCAGACATGTCCGTACCAAAGTGTTTGTCACTTTGACGAGGCACTCTCGAATGAGCCTCGTAAATTGAAGAAGCTCGAGAAAGAAGAAGTATTCCAGGAGTTAGGAGGCGATGACCGTGAAATGGACGAATGA